CCCGTGGTGGTCGTCCCGAGCACCATGTCGTAGGTGTCCGTGATGTTCCACACGGGATTGATCTGGATGTGCTTCAGTTCGACGCCCTCGTGGTTGAGGATCTTCACATTCGGATGCTGGACCCGCAGGGTGACGATCTCGACGCGCTTCTGGGCCAGGGAGTTGTACAAAACGAAGCTGCCAATGGAACCTCCGGCAGAAGGGGCTCCTGCCCCTGAGCTTCCGCCTCCGGTGCTCGTGGAGTCGTCCCCACTGACCATCTGGATGGGCATCTTGCGGGGCAGCTTGTTAAAGTTGTCCCGCTCGAATTCGCTGATGATGAAGCCGTGGTGGCGGGGCTGGCCCTTCTGCAGGAGCTGCTCAATGGACGACTCCTGCATCTTGACCATGTTCTGGATGCTCTCGAACAGCCGCATGGCGTAGTCCCGCATCACCGCCGCCTTGGAGGTGCCCGTGATGGCGTCGTGGTGCTGGAACAGACCCAGATTGCGTCGCGCGTGGATTATCTTCTCGTAGTTCTTCTCGTCGATCTTGATGGCGTTCTCCCGCCGCGCCTGGCGGGCTGTGTTGTACGCCAGCGTGAAGAGGATCTCGGCGGCGCGCAGGTTGTGCTCCAGCTCGGAGCTGAGCAGCTTGTAGAAGGGCCGCGTGGTAAAGTAGCCCGACCAGTAGGCGGGCCTTCCCTCCGAGAAGATGTCCGAGTACACGAAGAAGTCCCCCTTGAAGCTGGGAAAGCCGGGGCTCTTGCCATTCATCCGCTCCCTGATGGCCGCAAAGTAATCGCTGGGCGTCCCGAACCTGATGTCCGTGTTGTAGAGCCGCCTGTTGGCCATGATGTGGTCGATGAGCTTCTTGTAGTTCTGGTACTGCTGGTCCACCTCGCGCTCCTTGTTGTAGCGGAAGTCGTCGCCCACGGGGATGAGGGCCACGTTGTGCGGGAAGAGCGAGGCGGTGCGGGCGTACtgctccagcagcagctgggCCTTCTCCTCCACGTTGTCGTCGGTGATGAACTGCGCCTTCACCGAGTACTCGGTGTACTCGCCGGGGATCTTGCGGAAGTCAAAGTTCAGGCAGATGAACGGATGTGGCCCGCAGGAGCCCTTGATCGAGTAGATGTCAAAAGGCATGTTGTGTGTGAGCAGGCTGCCTGCCGCTCCATCTGTTCCGACAGCTCCCAATGCCCCCTTTGTCCGCCAGTAGGGCGTCCACACGAAGTCGCCCATCTGCTGGCGGGCGAACCACTGCTTCCACGCGTAGTGGATCCTCTGGATGATGGCCCCCTCGAAGTTCGCCCCGGACAGCAGGTAGGGGACGGTGCTGCCGTGGCCAAAGGGATCGATGGACCAGCCCACCTTGGGGGTCACGTTCAGGTTGTTCTTCAGCCACTGGTGACCCTCGATCAGCTGGTCGAGCATCGGATAGATGTGGACATTCGCCTCGTCGGTCATCACCCAGCCGCCGGTCGTGATCTCGATGCGGCCGGAGTCGACGAGGCGCCGCAGGGCCCGCTGCTTGGTGGGATGCGCCTGGTCCCACCACAGCTGCAGGAATGAGATCTCGGACCAGATGAACGTCATGTCCTTGTACTCCTGCATCTTGGTCACCAGCAGATTGAGGATCTGGCGCGAGTCCGACTGGAAGTAGTTGGTGAAGGTCTTCAGCCAGCCGGGATCGTTGTGCGAGTGCGGCACCACGATGATCTTCAGCGGGGGACGctgcttctccttcttctGGGCGTCGAAGCGCTCCTCGAAGCCCCGGTCCCAGTACTCCTTCGATCGCATCCACTCAGGCTGCAAGACAGACGGCATTACTTTGGAATTCCTTTGATTGGTCTTGGTCTAGGCCCTCCACCCCCCGCCCCTTACCTGAAAGTCGAATCTGCTGTGCTCCTCGTTGGCCGTTATGTTCGTGTCGCTCTGGAGCAGGACGTAGCACTTGTCGCCCCAGTTGGCCCTGGCGTACTCCACGTGCGAGTCGGCCCCCACAGGCTCCTGCTCTACTGGCACCTCCTCCGCCTTCTGCTCGGAGGATCTCTTCTGGTTCGACACGATGCCCGCTGCATGAAttttcttctgctgctgctggtgctgctgctgcacactGAATCCAGTGATGCCTCCTCCTCCAAATGGTCCTACTCCGCGCTGCAGCCCCGCCGCCGTGGGGGACCCACTATCGGAGAGGGGCGTCGGATTGGGCTGGCCAATGGAGATGTAGTAGAGGCAGAGCAGGATCGTCACGAAGGCCGACAGCAGGCCAATGCATCGCGCAGATCCGCGTCGAAACAGCTTGAACGACATCCTGGCCAGGAGACTGTAGCGTCCAGATCCccgcggccgctgctgctgctgctgcgcgtCTTCCTCGGACAGGCGCTGCTCTACATCTGAAAGATTTTGAAGGGGATAGGTCTTGAGATCCAACGACAGTCTCGTGTAATTCTTGTGCTTCCCAGAGAAATCAACTTTAAATTTCGTCATGTGTGGagtattatttaattattatatGACAAACATTTAAAATTGTCTGATTAATATACAAAGTGTACGCACAAATTCCAACGCGAGTTTTAGGGATTAAGGGATGGTTGAATCCTTAGACAGTACTGCTCCGAAGGCCCCGAAGGGTACCAGCGACTTTTCTCTATAATTTCAACAGTCTTAGCTTGGTAAGCTTGAATGATTTCTGTGGGTTCTTTTGCGACCATTGACGGCACTTTGGGATTAAGTGGAATGGCTGCAAATGTTAATGGGAGCCCGATCCCTGCAATACGAGTAGATTAAAGATAATCTCCACTTCCAATTGGGTTATAAAATACATCTATCTATCTCCTCCACTTCCACCTCCACCTTCTACTTCTAGTGCCAGTTATTTTTGCTGCCTGTCCCCGTAACACACATCCCTCGAGTGTTTTGCATTTTTCATGCGGACGAGAAGGGGAATGTGTTTTGTGGGGAATTTAATTAAGGCCCCAGGATGCTGGCATGCCCTGGCTTGGGGCACGTGTAAAATGCTTGTGGCACATTCGTGCTGGCTGCAGGATAAGCCAAAGTCTGCGGGCGAGCCGAGGTGTAAGGATGCTTT
This region of Drosophila miranda strain MSH22 chromosome 2, D.miranda_PacBio2.1, whole genome shotgun sequence genomic DNA includes:
- the LOC108154119 gene encoding alpha-mannosidase 2x isoform X3; protein product: MSFKLFRRGSARCIGLLSAFVTILLCLYYISIGQPNPTPLSDSGSPTAAGLQRGVGPFGGGGITGFSVQQQHQQQQKKIHAAGIVSNQKRSSEQKAEEVPVEQEPVGADSHVEYARANWGDKCYVLLQSDTNITANEEHSRFDFQPEWMRSKEYWDRGFEERFDAQKKEKQRPPLKIIVVPHSHNDPGWLKTFTNYFQSDSRQILNLLVTKMQEYKDMTFIWSEISFLQLWWDQAHPTKQRALRRLVDSGRIEITTGGWVMTDEANVHIYPMLDQLIEGHQWLKNNLNVTPKVGWSIDPFGHGSTVPYLLSGANFEGAIIQRIHYAWKQWFARQQMGDFVWTPYWRTKGALGAVGTDGAAGSLLTHNMPFDIYSIKGSCGPHPFICLNFDFRKIPGEYTEYSVKAQFITDDNVEEKAQLLLEQYARTASLFPHNVALIPVGDDFRYNKEREVDQQYQNYKKLIDHIMANRRLYNTDIRFGTPSDYFAAIRERMNGKSPGFPSFKGDFFVYSDIFSEGRPAYWSGYFTTRPFYKLLSSELEHNLRAAEILFTLAYNTARQARRENAIKIDEKNYEKIIHARRNLGLFQHHDAITGTSKAAVMRDYAMRLFESIQNMVKMQESSIEQLLQKGQPRHHGFIISEFERDNFNKLPRKMPIQMVSGDDSTSTGGGSSGAGAPSAGGSIGSFVLYNSLAQKRVEIVTLRVQHPNVKILNHEGVELKHIQINPVWNITDTYDMVLGTTTTGTIGRIRTSTRQYEVMFVAELEALSLSTYRVQVDEASYRRNIATIYCDDCHEGSASASATTPEGTTGATLNDFEVRAKPAGDIQLENTHMRLLFDEKSGFLKTVTRKNQRKELLKPMQCNIKFAAYRSAQFHSGAYLFKTDPEQSEAEKDVLEGYTDVRIIITSGPIASDVTVIYGPFLAHTVRIFNTRTHLDAAIYVENDIDFEPPPKNRETELFMRLITNIDNIAGAPLQKDPLKEPTDTGTIPELPVFYSDQNGFQYHERIKVPAIGIEGNYFPITSGAFIQDTRLRLTLLTTHAQGAASYEPGQLEVMLDRRTLYDDYRGMGEGVVDSHLTRHKFWLLVEDMPRGQHAAKPPGYQVPSVQGQMLANALRYPPNLYFLSSVEQPLAGLQDQVRLLPKGALPCDVHLTTLRTLSDPELQLFPSASALMVLHRQGFDCSVSAVGGRELGLDAVCPLSNGGLGPVQLGKLSLHTIEATSLTGLEQAKEKAKENFRIRSLAEVSLQPMELRTFNLTFSDRS
- the LOC108154119 gene encoding alpha-mannosidase 2x isoform X2; translated protein: MEQKLPYVEQRLSEEDAQQQQQRPRGSGRYSLLARMSFKLFRRGSARCIGLLSAFVTILLCLYYISIGQPNPTPLSDSGSPTAAGLQRGVGPFGGGGITGFSVQQQHQQQQKKIHAAGIVSNQKRSSEQKAEEVPVEQEPVGADSHVEYARANWGDKCYVLLQSDTNITANEEHSRFDFQPEWMRSKEYWDRGFEERFDAQKKEKQRPPLKIIVVPHSHNDPGWLKTFTNYFQSDSRQILNLLVTKMQEYKDMTFIWSEISFLQLWWDQAHPTKQRALRRLVDSGRIEITTGGWVMTDEANVHIYPMLDQLIEGHQWLKNNLNVTPKVGWSIDPFGHGSTVPYLLSGANFEGAIIQRIHYAWKQWFARQQMGDFVWTPYWRTKGALGAVGTDGAAGSLLTHNMPFDIYSIKGSCGPHPFICLNFDFRKIPGEYTEYSVKAQFITDDNVEEKAQLLLEQYARTASLFPHNVALIPVGDDFRYNKEREVDQQYQNYKKLIDHIMANRRLYNTDIRFGTPSDYFAAIRERMNGKSPGFPSFKGDFFVYSDIFSEGRPAYWSGYFTTRPFYKLLSSELEHNLRAAEILFTLAYNTARQARRENAIKIDEKNYEKIIHARRNLGLFQHHDAITGTSKAAVMRDYAMRLFESIQNMVKMQESSIEQLLQKGQPRHHGFIISEFERDNFNKLPRKMPIQMVSGDDSTSTGGGSSGAGAPSAGGSIGSFVLYNSLAQKRVEIVTLRVQHPNVKILNHEGVELKHIQINPVWNITDTYDMVLGTTTTGTIGRIRTSTRQYEVMFVAELEALSLSTYRVQVDEASYRRNIATIYCDDCHEGSASASATTPEGTTGATLNDFEVRAKPAGDIQLENTHMRLLFDEKSGFLKTVTRKNQRKELLKPMQCNIKFAAYRSAQFHSGAYLFKTDPEQSEAEKDVLEGYTDVRIIITSGPIASDVTVIYGPFLAHTVRIFNTRTHLDAAIYVENDIDFEPPPKNRETELFMRLITNIDNIAGAPLQKDPLKEPTDTGTIPELPVFYSDQNGFQYHERIKVPAIGIEGNYFPITSGAFIQDTRLRLTLLTTHAQGAASYEPGQLEVMLDRRTLYDDYRGMGEGVVDSHLTRHKFWLLVEDMPRGQHAAKPPGYQVPSVQGQMLANALRYPPNLYFLSSVEQPLAGLQDQVRLLPKGALPCDVHLTTLRTLSDPELQLFPSASALMVLHRQGFDCSVSAVGGRELGLDAVCPLSNGGLGPVQLGKLSLHTIEATSLTGLEQAKEKAKENFRIRSLAEVSLQPMELRTFNLTFSDRS
- the LOC108154119 gene encoding alpha-mannosidase 2x isoform X1, yielding MTKFKVDFSGKHKNYTRLSLDLKTYPLQNLSDVEQRLSEEDAQQQQQRPRGSGRYSLLARMSFKLFRRGSARCIGLLSAFVTILLCLYYISIGQPNPTPLSDSGSPTAAGLQRGVGPFGGGGITGFSVQQQHQQQQKKIHAAGIVSNQKRSSEQKAEEVPVEQEPVGADSHVEYARANWGDKCYVLLQSDTNITANEEHSRFDFQPEWMRSKEYWDRGFEERFDAQKKEKQRPPLKIIVVPHSHNDPGWLKTFTNYFQSDSRQILNLLVTKMQEYKDMTFIWSEISFLQLWWDQAHPTKQRALRRLVDSGRIEITTGGWVMTDEANVHIYPMLDQLIEGHQWLKNNLNVTPKVGWSIDPFGHGSTVPYLLSGANFEGAIIQRIHYAWKQWFARQQMGDFVWTPYWRTKGALGAVGTDGAAGSLLTHNMPFDIYSIKGSCGPHPFICLNFDFRKIPGEYTEYSVKAQFITDDNVEEKAQLLLEQYARTASLFPHNVALIPVGDDFRYNKEREVDQQYQNYKKLIDHIMANRRLYNTDIRFGTPSDYFAAIRERMNGKSPGFPSFKGDFFVYSDIFSEGRPAYWSGYFTTRPFYKLLSSELEHNLRAAEILFTLAYNTARQARRENAIKIDEKNYEKIIHARRNLGLFQHHDAITGTSKAAVMRDYAMRLFESIQNMVKMQESSIEQLLQKGQPRHHGFIISEFERDNFNKLPRKMPIQMVSGDDSTSTGGGSSGAGAPSAGGSIGSFVLYNSLAQKRVEIVTLRVQHPNVKILNHEGVELKHIQINPVWNITDTYDMVLGTTTTGTIGRIRTSTRQYEVMFVAELEALSLSTYRVQVDEASYRRNIATIYCDDCHEGSASASATTPEGTTGATLNDFEVRAKPAGDIQLENTHMRLLFDEKSGFLKTVTRKNQRKELLKPMQCNIKFAAYRSAQFHSGAYLFKTDPEQSEAEKDVLEGYTDVRIIITSGPIASDVTVIYGPFLAHTVRIFNTRTHLDAAIYVENDIDFEPPPKNRETELFMRLITNIDNIAGAPLQKDPLKEPTDTGTIPELPVFYSDQNGFQYHERIKVPAIGIEGNYFPITSGAFIQDTRLRLTLLTTHAQGAASYEPGQLEVMLDRRTLYDDYRGMGEGVVDSHLTRHKFWLLVEDMPRGQHAAKPPGYQVPSVQGQMLANALRYPPNLYFLSSVEQPLAGLQDQVRLLPKGALPCDVHLTTLRTLSDPELQLFPSASALMVLHRQGFDCSVSAVGGRELGLDAVCPLSNGGLGPVQLGKLSLHTIEATSLTGLEQAKEKAKENFRIRSLAEVSLQPMELRTFNLTFSDRS